A DNA window from Schistocerca gregaria isolate iqSchGreg1 chromosome 2, iqSchGreg1.2, whole genome shotgun sequence contains the following coding sequences:
- the LOC126335634 gene encoding uncharacterized protein LOC126335634 — translation MLTPSPQLVDDFPRDNQQTPAASPALPHTPDPCPLRDLSLNPLPGPSLAPPPLDAEDVPMPLAQPDVASQPPLLRRSSRLVRKAAPYSPLADSHGLLQEDLATDKPTAPGCTLVLSPPLSPVPH, via the coding sequence ATGTTGACGCCCTCTCCTCAGTTGGTGGATGATTTTCCCAGAGATAACCAGCAGACGCCAGCTGCTAGCCCCGCGCTGCCGCATACTCCAGACCCGTGCCCACTCCGGGATCTTTCCCTGAACCCACTTCCCGGACCCTCTTTGGCGCCGCCTCCGTTGGACGCCGAAGACGTCCCCATGCCGCTTGCCCAGCCCGATGTCGCCTCCCAACCGCCACTGCTTCGGCGTTCCAGCCGCCTCGTTCGGAAGGCGGCGCCCTACTCTCCTCTAGCCGATTCCCACGGCCTCCTTCAGGAGGACTTAGCTACAGATAAGCCTACGGCACCGGGCTGTACATTGGTACTATCTCCCCCGCTGTCGCCAGTGCCACACTAG